In Serinus canaria isolate serCan28SL12 chromosome 5, serCan2020, whole genome shotgun sequence, the following proteins share a genomic window:
- the FOS gene encoding protein c-Fos → MMYQGFAGEYEAPSSRCSSASPAGDSLTYYPSPADSFSSMGSPVNPQDFCTDLAASSASFVPTVTAISTSPDLQWLVQPTLISSVAPSQSRGHPYGVSAAAPTTSYSRPAVLKAPGGRGQSIGRRGKVEQLSPEEEEKRRIRRERNKMAAAKCRNRRRELTDTLQAETDQLEEEKSALQAEIANLLKEKEKLEFILAAHRPACKMPEELCFSEELAAASAATALDLGTPSPPMTEEAAFALPLMPEAPAAVPPKETSSSGLELKAEPFDELLFSTGPREASRSVPDMDLPGASFYPSDWESLTAGTSGELEPLCTPVVTCTPCPSTYTSTFVFTYPEAEAFPSCAAAHRKGSSSNEPSSDSLSSPTLLAL, encoded by the exons ATGATGTATCAGGGCTTCGCCGGAGAGTACGAGGCGCCGTCCTCCCGCTGCAGCAGCGCTTCCCCGGCCGGGGACAGCCTCACCTATTACCCCTCCCCGGCGGACTCATTCTCGAGCATGGGCTCGCCTGTCAACCCGCAG GACTTCTGCACCGACCTGGCCGCCTCCAGCGCTAGCTTTGTGCCTACGGTGACGGCTATCTCCACCAGCCCCGACCTGCAGTGGCTGGTGCAGCCCACTCTCATCTCTTCAGTGGCCCCCTCCCAGAGCCGCGGGCACCCCTACGGCGTCTCGGCGGCCGCCCCCACCACCTCCTACTCCCGCCCCGCAGTGCTGAAGGCGCCGGGCGGCCGCGGGCAGAGCATCGGCCGCCGGGGCAAAGTCGAACAG CTGTCcccggaggaggaggaaaagagaaggatcCGCCGGGAACGGAACAAGATGGCAGCGGCCAAGTGCCGCAACCGGCGGCGGGAGCTCACCGACACGCTGCAGGCG gaGACCGaccagctggaggaggagaagtcCGCGCTGCAGGCGGAGATTGCTAACctgctgaaggagaaggagaagctggagTTTATCCTGGCGGCCCACCGGCCCGCCTGCAAGATGCCCGAGGAGTTGTGCTTCTCCGAGGAACTGGCAGCTGCCAGCGCTGCTACCGCGCTGGacctgggcacccccagcccccccatGACCGAGGAGGCTGCCTTTGCTCTGCCGCTGATGCCTGAAGCGCCGGCGGCCGTGCCGCCCAAGGAGACCAGCAGCAGCGGGCTGGAGCTCAAGGCTGAGCCCTTCGACGAGCTGCTCTTCTCCACGGGGCCGCGGGAGGCCTCCCGCTCTGTGCCCGACATGGACCTGCCCGGGGCCTCCTTCTACCCGTCGGACTGGGAGTCGCTGACTGCCGGGACCAGCGGTgagctggagcccctctgcacCCCTGTGGTGACCTGCACCCCGTGTCCCAGCACCTACACCTCCACCTTCGTCTTCACCTACCCCGAGGCAGAGGCCTTCCCCAGCTGCGCCGCCGCGCACcggaagggcagcagcagcaatgagcCCTCGTCTGACTCCCTCAGCTCCCCCACCCTGCTGGCTTTGTGA